One part of the Eptesicus fuscus isolate TK198812 chromosome 20, DD_ASM_mEF_20220401, whole genome shotgun sequence genome encodes these proteins:
- the SREBF1 gene encoding sterol regulatory element-binding protein 1 isoform X1 yields MDEPPFTALERALAEPCELDAALLTDIEDMLQLLSNQDADFPGLFDPPYAGGGAAGADPALPEARSPGSSSPPHATMSSPLAGFLGGPKAIPPLLSPPQPAPTLKMYPSGPAFSPGPGIKEEPVPLAALQPPTPQPLPGALAPQSSPASAPLQLSPGPVPGYPSPAGAFPTGTPPGSTPQPLPGSLHAQVQSVAPQPLLTATAPTTVAPGTATVTSQIQQVPVLLQPHFIKADSLLLTAVKADLGAPGKAAGVGSLAAGTAVQTGPLQTLVSGGAFLATVPLVVDADKLPISRLAAGGKALGAAQSRGEKRTAHNAIEKRYRSSINDKIVELKDLVVGAEAKLNKSAVLRKAIDYIRFLQQSNQKLKQENWSLRAAAQKSKPLRDLVSACGGRGDADVPMEGIKPEVDTLSPPPSDAGSPSQSSPPSLSGKGSDSEPDSPVLEDSQATPLPPAHSRGLLDRSRLALCTLVFLCLSCNPLASLLGSWALPGLSDATSTRQGSGRSMLGTDDGGDPGWAPRLLPPLVWLTNGLLVLGSLALLFVYGEPVTRPHSGPAVHFWRHRKQADLDLARGDCAQAAQQLQLALRALGRPLPTCRLDLACSLLWNLLRHLLQRLWLGRWLAGQAGGLQRDCALQADARASARDAALVYHRLHQLHATGKYTGGRLTAASLALSALNLAECAGDAVPAATLADIYVAAALTVKTHLPRALHFLTRFFLSSARQACLAQSGSVPVAMQWLCHPVGHRFFVDGDWAVCSPPRESLYSSAGNPVDPLAQVTQLFREHLLERALNCVAQPSPSPASADGDREFSEALGYLQLLHSCSDAAGAPACSFSVGSSMATTPGEPWPCPVTAPSPCSTAGRPPVQGGCFSSAPICTPAPSGTDPVAKWWAALTAVVTHWLRRDEEAAARLYPLVERLPRALQESERPLPRAALLSFKAARALLGHRKADSSPASLAICEKASEYLQDSLATTTAGSAIDKAMQLLLCDLLLGARTSLWLRQQPSAPAPAVQGPGSGAQASALELRGFQRDLSGLRRLAQSFQPAMRRVFLHEATARLMAGASPTRTQQLLDRSLRKRAGACGKGGAAEGELRPRREHAEALLLASCCLPPCLLAVPGQRVGMLAEAERVLEKLGDRRLLHDCQQMLLRLGGGTTVTSS; encoded by the exons ACATGCTTCAGCTCCTCAGCAACCAGGACGCCGACTTTCCCGGCCTGTTCGACCCGCCCTACGCTGGGGGCGGAGCGGCGGGCGCGGACCCCGCGCTTCCCGAAGCCCGCTCCCCCGGCAGCTCGTCTCCACCGCATGCCACTATGAGCTCCCCACTCGCAGGCTTTCTGGGGGGGCCCAAGGCAATCCCCCCACTGttgtcccctccccagcctgcgcCCACGTTGAAGATGTACCCATCCGGGCCCGCCttctcccctgggcctgggatcAAGGAGGAGCCGGTGCCACTGGCCGccctgcagccccccaccccacagcccctgccagGGGCCCTCGCGCCCCAGAGCTCTCCGGCCTCAGCCCCACTGCAGCTCAGCCCGGGCCCCGTGCCGGGCTACCCCAGTCCCGCCGGAGCCTTTCCCACAG GGACCCCTCCAGGGAGCACCCCACAGCCGCTGCCGGGCTCCTTGCACGCCCAGGTTCAGAGTGTAGCCCCCCAGCCACTGTTGACAGCCACAGCCCCCACCACAGTGGCCCCTGGAACAGCCACTGTGACCTCACAGATCCAGCAGGTCCCG GTCCTGCTGCAGCCCCACTTCATCAAGGCCGACTCGCTGCTGCTGACGGCCGTGAAGGCAGACCTGGGAGCCCCCGGGAAGGCGGCCGGCGTCGGCTCCCTGGCCGCTGGCACGGCGGTGCAGACCGGGCCCTTGCAG ACCCTGGTGAGCGGCGGAGCCTTCCTGGCGACAGTGCCGCTGGTCGTGGACGCCGACAAGCTGCCCATCAGTCGGCTGGCGGCCGGTGGGAAGGCCCTGGGAGCGGCCCAGAGCCGCGGTGAGAAGCGAACAGCCCACAATGCCATTGAGAAGCGCTACCGCTCCTCCATCAACGACAAGATCGTCGAGCTCAAGGACCTGGTGGTGGGCGCGGAGGCGAAG ctGAATAAATCTGCCGTCTTGCGCAAGGCCATTGACTACATTCGCTTCCTGCAACAGAGCAACCAGAAACTCAAGCAGGAAAACTGGAGTCTGCGCGCTGCTGCGCAGAAAAGCA AGCCTCTGAGGGACCTGGTGTCCGCCTGTGGTGGGAGAGGAGACGCCGACGTGCCCATGGAGGGCATAAAGCCTGAGGTGGACACGCTGAGCCCGCCGCCCTCGGACGCGGGCTCCCCCTCCCAGAGCAGCCCGCCGTCCCTCAGCGGCAAGGGCAGCGACTCGGAGCCCGACAGCCCAGTCCTCGAGGACAGCCAG gccacgccgctgccgcccgcccacAGCCGGGGCCTGCTGGACCGCTCCCGCCTGGCCCTGTGCACTCtcgtcttcctctgtctctcctgcAACCCTTTGGCCTCCCTGCTGggcagctgggccctccctggcctCTCGGATGCCACCAGCACCCGCCAGGGCTCTGGGCGCAGCATGCTGGGCACTGACGACGGAG GGGACCCTGGCTGGGCACCGCGGCTGCTGCCCCCGCTGGTCTGGCTGACTAACGGGCTGCTGGTGCTGGGCTCCCTGGCGCTCCTCTTCGTCTATGGAGAGCCCGTCACGCGGCCCCACTCCGGCCCCGCCGTGCACTTCTGGAGGCACCGCAAGCAGGCGGACCTGGACCTGGCCAGG GGGGACTGCGCCCAGGCCgcccagcagctgcagctggcCCTCCGGGCCCTGGGccggcccctgcccacctgccgcctggacctggcctgcagcctgCTCTGGAACCTCCTCCGCCACCTGCTGCAGCGGCTCTGGCTGGGCCGTTGGCTGGCAGGCCAGGCGGGGGGTCTGCAAAGGGACTGCGCTCTGCAGGCCGATGCCCGCGCCAGTGCCCGAGACGCGGCACTGGTCTACCACAGGCTGCACCAGCTCCACGCCACGG GGAAGTACACCGGCGGCCGCCTCACTgccgccagcctggccctgagtgCCCTGAACCTGGCCGAGTGTGCGGGGGACGCCGTGCCCGCGGCCACGCTGGCTGACATCTACGTGGCCGCTGCCCTGACTGTCAAGACCCACCTCCCGCGGGCCTTGCACTTTCTGACA CGCTTCTTCCTGAGCAGTGCCCGCCAggcctgcctggcacagagcggcTCAGTGCCCGTTGCCATGCAGTGGCTCTGCCACCCTGTGGGCCACCGCTTCTTCGTGGATGGGGACTGGGCCGTGTGCAGCCCCCCGAGGGAGAGCCTGTACAGCTCGGCCGGGAACCCAG TGGACCCCCTGGCCCAGGTGACCCAGCTGTTCCGAGAACACCTCTTGGAGCGAGCTCTGAACTgtgtggcccagcccagccccagccctgcatcAGCTGACGGGGACAG GGAGTTCTCGGAGGCCCTGGGGTACCTCCAGCTGCTGCACAGCTGCTCTGATGCGGCCGGGGCCCCGGCGTGCAGCTTCTCCGTGGGCTCCAGCATGGCCACCACCCCCGgtgagccctggccctgccccgtgactgcccccagcccctgctccacgGCAGGGCGGCCTCCGGTGCAGGGTGGCTGTTTCAGCAGCGCTCCCATCTGCACCCCTGCTCCCTCAGGCACAGACCCAGTGGCCAAGTGGTGGGCCGCGCTGACGGCTGTGGTGACGCACTGGCTGCGGCGGGACGAGGAGGCCGCTGCGCGGCTGTACCCACTGGTGGAGCGCCTGCCCCGCGCCCTGCAGGAGTCGGA gaGACCCTTGCCCAGGGCAGCTCTGCTCTCCTTCAAGGCTGCGCGGGCCCTGCTGGGCCACAGGAAGGCCGACTccagcccggccagcctggccatctGTGAGAAGGCCAGTGAGTACCTGCAGGACAGCCTGGCCACCACCACAGCCGGCAGCGCCATTGACAag GCCATGCAGTTGCTCCTGTGTGACCTGCTCCTTGGGGCACGAACCAGCCTGTGGCTGAGGCAGCAGCCGTCGGCACCAGCCCCGGCCGTGCAGGGCCCGGGCAGCGGCGCCCAGGCCTCAGCCCTCGAGCTCCGTGGCTTCCAGCGGGACCTGAGCGGCCTGAGGCGCCTGGCGCAGAGCTTCCAGCCCGCCATGCGGAGG GTGTTCCTGCATGAGGCCACGGCCCGGCTGATGGCAGGGGCCAGCCCCACGCGGACACAGCAGCTCCTGGACCGCAGTCTGAGGAAAAGGGCAGGCGCCTGCGGCAAAGGCG GCGCAGCGGAGGGGGAGCTGCGCCCCAGGCGGGAGCACGCCGAggccctgctgctggcctcctgctgcCTGCCGCCCTGCCTGCTGGCGGTGCCGGGGCAGCGCGTGGGCATGCTGGCCGAGGCGGAGCGCGTGCTCGAGAAGCTCGGGGACCGCCGGCTGCTGCACGACTGCCAGCAGATGCTCCTGCGCCTGGGCGGCGGGACCACCGTCACCTCCAGCTAG
- the SREBF1 gene encoding sterol regulatory element-binding protein 1 isoform X2 yields the protein MDEPPFTALERALAEPCELDAALLTDIEDMLQLLSNQDADFPGLFDPPYAGGGAAGADPALPEARSPGSSSPPHATMSSPLAGFLGGPKAIPPLLSPPQPAPTLKMYPSGPAFSPGPGIKEEPVPLAALQPPTPQPLPGALAPQSSPASAPLQLSPGPVPGYPSPAGAFPTGTPPGSTPQPLPGSLHAQVQSVAPQPLLTATAPTTVAPGTATVTSQIQQVPVLLQPHFIKADSLLLTAVKADLGAPGKAAGVGSLAAGTAVQTGPLQTLVSGGAFLATVPLVVDADKLPISRLAAGGKALGAAQSRGEKRTAHNAIEKRYRSSINDKIVELKDLVVGAEAKLNKSAVLRKAIDYIRFLQQSNQKLKQENWSLRAAAQKSKPLRDLVSACGGRGDADVPMEGIKPEVDTLSPPPSDAGSPSQSSPPSLSGKGSDSEPDSPVLEDSQATPLPPAHSRGLLDRSRLALCTLVFLCLSCNPLASLLGSWALPGLSDATSTRQGSGRSMLGTDDGGDPGWAPRLLPPLVWLTNGLLVLGSLALLFVYGEPVTRPHSGPAVHFWRHRKQADLDLARGDCAQAAQQLQLALRALGRPLPTCRLDLACSLLWNLLRHLLQRLWLGRWLAGQAGGLQRDCALQADARASARDAALVYHRLHQLHATGKYTGGRLTAASLALSALNLAECAGDAVPAATLADIYVAAALTVKTHLPRALHFLTRFFLSSARQACLAQSGSVPVAMQWLCHPVGHRFFVDGDWAVCSPPRESLYSSAGNPVDPLAQVTQLFREHLLERALNCVAQPSPSPASADGDREFSEALGYLQLLHSCSDAAGAPACSFSVGSSMATTPGTDPVAKWWAALTAVVTHWLRRDEEAAARLYPLVERLPRALQESERPLPRAALLSFKAARALLGHRKADSSPASLAICEKASEYLQDSLATTTAGSAIDKAMQLLLCDLLLGARTSLWLRQQPSAPAPAVQGPGSGAQASALELRGFQRDLSGLRRLAQSFQPAMRRVFLHEATARLMAGASPTRTQQLLDRSLRKRAGACGKGGAAEGELRPRREHAEALLLASCCLPPCLLAVPGQRVGMLAEAERVLEKLGDRRLLHDCQQMLLRLGGGTTVTSS from the exons ACATGCTTCAGCTCCTCAGCAACCAGGACGCCGACTTTCCCGGCCTGTTCGACCCGCCCTACGCTGGGGGCGGAGCGGCGGGCGCGGACCCCGCGCTTCCCGAAGCCCGCTCCCCCGGCAGCTCGTCTCCACCGCATGCCACTATGAGCTCCCCACTCGCAGGCTTTCTGGGGGGGCCCAAGGCAATCCCCCCACTGttgtcccctccccagcctgcgcCCACGTTGAAGATGTACCCATCCGGGCCCGCCttctcccctgggcctgggatcAAGGAGGAGCCGGTGCCACTGGCCGccctgcagccccccaccccacagcccctgccagGGGCCCTCGCGCCCCAGAGCTCTCCGGCCTCAGCCCCACTGCAGCTCAGCCCGGGCCCCGTGCCGGGCTACCCCAGTCCCGCCGGAGCCTTTCCCACAG GGACCCCTCCAGGGAGCACCCCACAGCCGCTGCCGGGCTCCTTGCACGCCCAGGTTCAGAGTGTAGCCCCCCAGCCACTGTTGACAGCCACAGCCCCCACCACAGTGGCCCCTGGAACAGCCACTGTGACCTCACAGATCCAGCAGGTCCCG GTCCTGCTGCAGCCCCACTTCATCAAGGCCGACTCGCTGCTGCTGACGGCCGTGAAGGCAGACCTGGGAGCCCCCGGGAAGGCGGCCGGCGTCGGCTCCCTGGCCGCTGGCACGGCGGTGCAGACCGGGCCCTTGCAG ACCCTGGTGAGCGGCGGAGCCTTCCTGGCGACAGTGCCGCTGGTCGTGGACGCCGACAAGCTGCCCATCAGTCGGCTGGCGGCCGGTGGGAAGGCCCTGGGAGCGGCCCAGAGCCGCGGTGAGAAGCGAACAGCCCACAATGCCATTGAGAAGCGCTACCGCTCCTCCATCAACGACAAGATCGTCGAGCTCAAGGACCTGGTGGTGGGCGCGGAGGCGAAG ctGAATAAATCTGCCGTCTTGCGCAAGGCCATTGACTACATTCGCTTCCTGCAACAGAGCAACCAGAAACTCAAGCAGGAAAACTGGAGTCTGCGCGCTGCTGCGCAGAAAAGCA AGCCTCTGAGGGACCTGGTGTCCGCCTGTGGTGGGAGAGGAGACGCCGACGTGCCCATGGAGGGCATAAAGCCTGAGGTGGACACGCTGAGCCCGCCGCCCTCGGACGCGGGCTCCCCCTCCCAGAGCAGCCCGCCGTCCCTCAGCGGCAAGGGCAGCGACTCGGAGCCCGACAGCCCAGTCCTCGAGGACAGCCAG gccacgccgctgccgcccgcccacAGCCGGGGCCTGCTGGACCGCTCCCGCCTGGCCCTGTGCACTCtcgtcttcctctgtctctcctgcAACCCTTTGGCCTCCCTGCTGggcagctgggccctccctggcctCTCGGATGCCACCAGCACCCGCCAGGGCTCTGGGCGCAGCATGCTGGGCACTGACGACGGAG GGGACCCTGGCTGGGCACCGCGGCTGCTGCCCCCGCTGGTCTGGCTGACTAACGGGCTGCTGGTGCTGGGCTCCCTGGCGCTCCTCTTCGTCTATGGAGAGCCCGTCACGCGGCCCCACTCCGGCCCCGCCGTGCACTTCTGGAGGCACCGCAAGCAGGCGGACCTGGACCTGGCCAGG GGGGACTGCGCCCAGGCCgcccagcagctgcagctggcCCTCCGGGCCCTGGGccggcccctgcccacctgccgcctggacctggcctgcagcctgCTCTGGAACCTCCTCCGCCACCTGCTGCAGCGGCTCTGGCTGGGCCGTTGGCTGGCAGGCCAGGCGGGGGGTCTGCAAAGGGACTGCGCTCTGCAGGCCGATGCCCGCGCCAGTGCCCGAGACGCGGCACTGGTCTACCACAGGCTGCACCAGCTCCACGCCACGG GGAAGTACACCGGCGGCCGCCTCACTgccgccagcctggccctgagtgCCCTGAACCTGGCCGAGTGTGCGGGGGACGCCGTGCCCGCGGCCACGCTGGCTGACATCTACGTGGCCGCTGCCCTGACTGTCAAGACCCACCTCCCGCGGGCCTTGCACTTTCTGACA CGCTTCTTCCTGAGCAGTGCCCGCCAggcctgcctggcacagagcggcTCAGTGCCCGTTGCCATGCAGTGGCTCTGCCACCCTGTGGGCCACCGCTTCTTCGTGGATGGGGACTGGGCCGTGTGCAGCCCCCCGAGGGAGAGCCTGTACAGCTCGGCCGGGAACCCAG TGGACCCCCTGGCCCAGGTGACCCAGCTGTTCCGAGAACACCTCTTGGAGCGAGCTCTGAACTgtgtggcccagcccagccccagccctgcatcAGCTGACGGGGACAG GGAGTTCTCGGAGGCCCTGGGGTACCTCCAGCTGCTGCACAGCTGCTCTGATGCGGCCGGGGCCCCGGCGTGCAGCTTCTCCGTGGGCTCCAGCATGGCCACCACCCCCG GCACAGACCCAGTGGCCAAGTGGTGGGCCGCGCTGACGGCTGTGGTGACGCACTGGCTGCGGCGGGACGAGGAGGCCGCTGCGCGGCTGTACCCACTGGTGGAGCGCCTGCCCCGCGCCCTGCAGGAGTCGGA gaGACCCTTGCCCAGGGCAGCTCTGCTCTCCTTCAAGGCTGCGCGGGCCCTGCTGGGCCACAGGAAGGCCGACTccagcccggccagcctggccatctGTGAGAAGGCCAGTGAGTACCTGCAGGACAGCCTGGCCACCACCACAGCCGGCAGCGCCATTGACAag GCCATGCAGTTGCTCCTGTGTGACCTGCTCCTTGGGGCACGAACCAGCCTGTGGCTGAGGCAGCAGCCGTCGGCACCAGCCCCGGCCGTGCAGGGCCCGGGCAGCGGCGCCCAGGCCTCAGCCCTCGAGCTCCGTGGCTTCCAGCGGGACCTGAGCGGCCTGAGGCGCCTGGCGCAGAGCTTCCAGCCCGCCATGCGGAGG GTGTTCCTGCATGAGGCCACGGCCCGGCTGATGGCAGGGGCCAGCCCCACGCGGACACAGCAGCTCCTGGACCGCAGTCTGAGGAAAAGGGCAGGCGCCTGCGGCAAAGGCG GCGCAGCGGAGGGGGAGCTGCGCCCCAGGCGGGAGCACGCCGAggccctgctgctggcctcctgctgcCTGCCGCCCTGCCTGCTGGCGGTGCCGGGGCAGCGCGTGGGCATGCTGGCCGAGGCGGAGCGCGTGCTCGAGAAGCTCGGGGACCGCCGGCTGCTGCACGACTGCCAGCAGATGCTCCTGCGCCTGGGCGGCGGGACCACCGTCACCTCCAGCTAG
- the SREBF1 gene encoding sterol regulatory element-binding protein 1 isoform X4, with product MDEPPFTALERALAEPCELDAALLTDIEDMLQLLSNQDADFPGLFDPPYAGGGAAGADPALPEARSPGSSSPPHATMSSPLAGFLGGPKAIPPLLSPPQPAPTLKMYPSGPAFSPGPGIKEEPVPLAALQPPTPQPLPGALAPQSSPASAPLQLSPGPVPGYPSPAGAFPTGTPPGSTPQPLPGSLHAQVQSVAPQPLLTATAPTTVAPGTATVTSQIQQVPVLLQPHFIKADSLLLTAVKADLGAPGKAAGVGSLAAGTAVQTGPLQTLVSGGAFLATVPLVVDADKLPISRLAAGGKALGAAQSRGEKRTAHNAIEKRYRSSINDKIVELKDLVVGAEAKLNKSAVLRKAIDYIRFLQQSNQKLKQENWSLRAAAQKSKPLRDLVSACGGRGDADVPMEGIKPEVDTLSPPPSDAGSPSQSSPPSLSGKGSDSEPDSPVLEDSQATPLPPAHSRGLLDRSRLALCTLVFLCLSCNPLASLLGSWALPGLSDATSTRQGSGRSMLGTDDGGDPGWAPRLLPPLVWLTNGLLVLGSLALLFVYGEPVTRPHSGPAVHFWRHRKQADLDLARGDCAQAAQQLQLALRALGRPLPTCRLDLACSLLWNLLRHLLQRLWLGRWLAGQAGGLQRDCALQADARASARDAALVYHRLHQLHATGKYTGGRLTAASLALSALNLAECAGDAVPAATLADIYVAAALTVKTHLPRALHFLTRFFLSSARQACLAQSGSVPVAMQWLCHPVGHRFFVDGDWAVCSPPRESLYSSAGNPVDPLAQVTQLFREHLLERALNCVAQPSPSPASADGDREFSEALGYLQLLHSCSDAAGAPACSFSVGSSMATTPGTDPVAKWWAALTAVVTHWLRRDEEAAARLYPLVERLPRALQESERPLPRAALLSFKAARALLGHRKADSSPASLAICEKASEYLQDSLATTTAGSAIDKAMQLLLCDLLLGARTSLWLRQQPSAPAPAVQGPGSGAQASALELRGFQRDLSGLRRLAQSFQPAMRRAQRRGSCAPGGSTPRPCCWPPAACRPACWRCRGSAWACWPRRSACSRSSGTAGCCTTASRCSCAWAAGPPSPPARPLAPAPPWCQGPCCPLAVTAAASRAKGSARDPSACSSPRGRPASAGDGDEGEILGGFCLLTWEAQGAGPNTPCPLPNPRRRGQDGAGLWWPVGELQEPVGSVAAALQAPGGGKRVRVAS from the exons ACATGCTTCAGCTCCTCAGCAACCAGGACGCCGACTTTCCCGGCCTGTTCGACCCGCCCTACGCTGGGGGCGGAGCGGCGGGCGCGGACCCCGCGCTTCCCGAAGCCCGCTCCCCCGGCAGCTCGTCTCCACCGCATGCCACTATGAGCTCCCCACTCGCAGGCTTTCTGGGGGGGCCCAAGGCAATCCCCCCACTGttgtcccctccccagcctgcgcCCACGTTGAAGATGTACCCATCCGGGCCCGCCttctcccctgggcctgggatcAAGGAGGAGCCGGTGCCACTGGCCGccctgcagccccccaccccacagcccctgccagGGGCCCTCGCGCCCCAGAGCTCTCCGGCCTCAGCCCCACTGCAGCTCAGCCCGGGCCCCGTGCCGGGCTACCCCAGTCCCGCCGGAGCCTTTCCCACAG GGACCCCTCCAGGGAGCACCCCACAGCCGCTGCCGGGCTCCTTGCACGCCCAGGTTCAGAGTGTAGCCCCCCAGCCACTGTTGACAGCCACAGCCCCCACCACAGTGGCCCCTGGAACAGCCACTGTGACCTCACAGATCCAGCAGGTCCCG GTCCTGCTGCAGCCCCACTTCATCAAGGCCGACTCGCTGCTGCTGACGGCCGTGAAGGCAGACCTGGGAGCCCCCGGGAAGGCGGCCGGCGTCGGCTCCCTGGCCGCTGGCACGGCGGTGCAGACCGGGCCCTTGCAG ACCCTGGTGAGCGGCGGAGCCTTCCTGGCGACAGTGCCGCTGGTCGTGGACGCCGACAAGCTGCCCATCAGTCGGCTGGCGGCCGGTGGGAAGGCCCTGGGAGCGGCCCAGAGCCGCGGTGAGAAGCGAACAGCCCACAATGCCATTGAGAAGCGCTACCGCTCCTCCATCAACGACAAGATCGTCGAGCTCAAGGACCTGGTGGTGGGCGCGGAGGCGAAG ctGAATAAATCTGCCGTCTTGCGCAAGGCCATTGACTACATTCGCTTCCTGCAACAGAGCAACCAGAAACTCAAGCAGGAAAACTGGAGTCTGCGCGCTGCTGCGCAGAAAAGCA AGCCTCTGAGGGACCTGGTGTCCGCCTGTGGTGGGAGAGGAGACGCCGACGTGCCCATGGAGGGCATAAAGCCTGAGGTGGACACGCTGAGCCCGCCGCCCTCGGACGCGGGCTCCCCCTCCCAGAGCAGCCCGCCGTCCCTCAGCGGCAAGGGCAGCGACTCGGAGCCCGACAGCCCAGTCCTCGAGGACAGCCAG gccacgccgctgccgcccgcccacAGCCGGGGCCTGCTGGACCGCTCCCGCCTGGCCCTGTGCACTCtcgtcttcctctgtctctcctgcAACCCTTTGGCCTCCCTGCTGggcagctgggccctccctggcctCTCGGATGCCACCAGCACCCGCCAGGGCTCTGGGCGCAGCATGCTGGGCACTGACGACGGAG GGGACCCTGGCTGGGCACCGCGGCTGCTGCCCCCGCTGGTCTGGCTGACTAACGGGCTGCTGGTGCTGGGCTCCCTGGCGCTCCTCTTCGTCTATGGAGAGCCCGTCACGCGGCCCCACTCCGGCCCCGCCGTGCACTTCTGGAGGCACCGCAAGCAGGCGGACCTGGACCTGGCCAGG GGGGACTGCGCCCAGGCCgcccagcagctgcagctggcCCTCCGGGCCCTGGGccggcccctgcccacctgccgcctggacctggcctgcagcctgCTCTGGAACCTCCTCCGCCACCTGCTGCAGCGGCTCTGGCTGGGCCGTTGGCTGGCAGGCCAGGCGGGGGGTCTGCAAAGGGACTGCGCTCTGCAGGCCGATGCCCGCGCCAGTGCCCGAGACGCGGCACTGGTCTACCACAGGCTGCACCAGCTCCACGCCACGG GGAAGTACACCGGCGGCCGCCTCACTgccgccagcctggccctgagtgCCCTGAACCTGGCCGAGTGTGCGGGGGACGCCGTGCCCGCGGCCACGCTGGCTGACATCTACGTGGCCGCTGCCCTGACTGTCAAGACCCACCTCCCGCGGGCCTTGCACTTTCTGACA CGCTTCTTCCTGAGCAGTGCCCGCCAggcctgcctggcacagagcggcTCAGTGCCCGTTGCCATGCAGTGGCTCTGCCACCCTGTGGGCCACCGCTTCTTCGTGGATGGGGACTGGGCCGTGTGCAGCCCCCCGAGGGAGAGCCTGTACAGCTCGGCCGGGAACCCAG TGGACCCCCTGGCCCAGGTGACCCAGCTGTTCCGAGAACACCTCTTGGAGCGAGCTCTGAACTgtgtggcccagcccagccccagccctgcatcAGCTGACGGGGACAG GGAGTTCTCGGAGGCCCTGGGGTACCTCCAGCTGCTGCACAGCTGCTCTGATGCGGCCGGGGCCCCGGCGTGCAGCTTCTCCGTGGGCTCCAGCATGGCCACCACCCCCG GCACAGACCCAGTGGCCAAGTGGTGGGCCGCGCTGACGGCTGTGGTGACGCACTGGCTGCGGCGGGACGAGGAGGCCGCTGCGCGGCTGTACCCACTGGTGGAGCGCCTGCCCCGCGCCCTGCAGGAGTCGGA gaGACCCTTGCCCAGGGCAGCTCTGCTCTCCTTCAAGGCTGCGCGGGCCCTGCTGGGCCACAGGAAGGCCGACTccagcccggccagcctggccatctGTGAGAAGGCCAGTGAGTACCTGCAGGACAGCCTGGCCACCACCACAGCCGGCAGCGCCATTGACAag GCCATGCAGTTGCTCCTGTGTGACCTGCTCCTTGGGGCACGAACCAGCCTGTGGCTGAGGCAGCAGCCGTCGGCACCAGCCCCGGCCGTGCAGGGCCCGGGCAGCGGCGCCCAGGCCTCAGCCCTCGAGCTCCGTGGCTTCCAGCGGGACCTGAGCGGCCTGAGGCGCCTGGCGCAGAGCTTCCAGCCCGCCATGCGGAGG GCGCAGCGGAGGGGGAGCTGCGCCCCAGGCGGGAGCACGCCGAggccctgctgctggcctcctgctgcCTGCCGCCCTGCCTGCTGGCGGTGCCGGGGCAGCGCGTGGGCATGCTGGCCGAGGCGGAGCGCGTGCTCGAGAAGCTCGGGGACCGCCGGCTGCTGCACGACTGCCAGCAGATGCTCCTGCGCCTGGGCGGCGGGACCACCGTCACCTCCAGCTAGACCCCtggcgcccgccccgccctggtGTCAAGGGCCTTGTTGCCCTCTGGCTGTCACGGCTGCAGCCTCGCGTGCCAAAGGCAGCGCCAGAGACCCCAGTGCCTGCAGTTCACCCAGGGGCCGCCCTGCATCGGCCGGAGATGGGGACGAAGGGGAGATCCTCGGGGGCTTTTGCCTCTTGAcctgggaggcccagggagcGGGACCCAAcaccccctgcccactccccaacCCAAGGCGCCGAGGCCAGGATGGTGCTGGCCTCTGGTGGCCGGTCGGGGAATTGCAGGAGCCGGTCGGGTCTGTGGCCGCTGCTCTGCAGGCACCCGGTGGAGGGAAGAGGGTGCGTGTGGCTAGCTGA